A genomic segment from Nodularia sphaerocarpa UHCC 0038 encodes:
- a CDS encoding NAD(P)H-quinone oxidoreductase subunit H, translating to MARLETRTEPMVLNMGPHHPSMHGVLRLIVTLDGEDVVDCEPVIGYLHRGMEKIAENRTTVMYVPYVSRWDYAAGMFNEAVTVNAPEQLAGITVPKRASYIRVIMLELNRIANHLLWFGPFLADVGAQTPFFYQFREREMIYDLWEAATGYRMVNHNYFRVGGVAVDLPYGWVDKCLDFCDYLLPKVDEYERLVTDNPIFRRRVEGIGTISREQAINWGLSGPMLRASGVKWDLRKVDHYECYDDFDWDVQWETAGDCFARYVVRMREMRESVKIIRQAIQGLPGGPYENLEAKRMAAGKKSEWDAFDYQYIAKKVSPTFKMPKGEIYSRVESGKGELGIYLVGDDSGFPWRWKIRPADFNNLQIVPELLKGMKVADIVVILGSVDVIMGSVDR from the coding sequence ATGGCAAGACTAGAAACCCGCACCGAACCTATGGTGCTGAATATGGGGCCACACCACCCCTCAATGCACGGGGTTTTGCGGTTAATTGTCACATTGGATGGCGAAGATGTCGTTGATTGTGAACCGGTAATTGGCTATTTGCACCGGGGAATGGAAAAAATTGCCGAAAACCGGACTACTGTCATGTACGTCCCCTACGTCAGTCGGTGGGACTACGCCGCCGGAATGTTTAACGAAGCAGTAACCGTTAACGCCCCGGAACAATTAGCAGGTATAACTGTTCCCAAACGCGCTAGCTACATTCGCGTTATCATGCTGGAACTGAACCGAATTGCTAACCATTTACTCTGGTTTGGTCCCTTTCTCGCGGACGTAGGCGCGCAAACTCCCTTCTTCTACCAGTTTAGAGAACGGGAAATGATTTATGATTTGTGGGAAGCTGCCACTGGATACCGGATGGTAAACCACAATTATTTCCGCGTTGGTGGCGTAGCAGTTGATTTACCTTATGGTTGGGTAGATAAATGTTTGGATTTCTGCGACTACTTATTACCCAAAGTTGACGAGTACGAACGTCTGGTAACAGATAACCCCATCTTCCGCCGTCGTGTGGAAGGTATTGGCACGATTTCCCGTGAACAAGCAATCAACTGGGGACTATCCGGCCCCATGTTACGCGCCTCCGGGGTGAAATGGGATTTGCGAAAAGTAGACCACTACGAATGTTACGACGATTTTGATTGGGACGTACAGTGGGAAACTGCCGGTGATTGCTTCGCCCGTTACGTTGTGCGGATGCGAGAAATGCGCGAATCTGTGAAGATTATTCGCCAAGCAATTCAAGGACTACCAGGAGGCCCCTACGAAAACCTAGAAGCCAAACGGATGGCTGCGGGGAAAAAATCCGAGTGGGATGCCTTTGATTACCAATACATCGCTAAAAAAGTTTCACCTACCTTTAAAATGCCCAAAGGTGAAATCTATTCCCGTGTGGAAAGCGGTAAAGGTGAATTAGGAATTTATCTAGTTGGTGATGATAGCGGGTTCCCTTGGCGCTGGAAAATTCGCCCAGCCGATTTCAACAATCTGCAAATTGTCCCGGAACTACTAAAAGGGATGAAGGTTGCAGATATTGTCGTGATTCTCGGCAGTGTTGACGTGATTATGGGATCTGTAGACAGATAG
- the rsmH gene encoding 16S rRNA (cytosine(1402)-N(4))-methyltransferase RsmH: protein MELEIQGIVGAEFLHVPVLSQEVVEGLAIRPGGHYLDATVGGGGHSRLILEAATDVRLTAIDQDEDALGAAQKHLAEFGDRVEFIHSNFSDYKYTPNTFDGILADLGVSSYHLDQPERGFSFRHAANLDMRMNQRQSLTAADVINEWDEAELADIFFKYGEERLSRRIARRIVEKRPFETTTELAEAIAYSVPRQYRYGRIHPATRVFQALRIVVNDELKSLETFLDQAPNALVPGGRIAIISFHSLEDRPVKHGLRNSPLVKVLTKKPITATEEELGSNPRSRSAKLRIAQRVDSEGETVRH from the coding sequence ATGGAGCTTGAGATCCAGGGAATTGTAGGCGCTGAATTTCTTCATGTGCCAGTTTTAAGCCAAGAGGTCGTTGAGGGGTTGGCGATACGTCCTGGCGGACATTATCTTGATGCAACGGTGGGCGGTGGTGGTCACAGTCGCCTGATTTTAGAGGCTGCAACCGATGTGCGGCTAACGGCTATTGACCAAGATGAGGATGCTTTAGGGGCGGCGCAAAAGCATTTAGCTGAGTTTGGTGACAGGGTAGAGTTTATTCACAGCAATTTTTCCGATTATAAATATACTCCTAACACGTTCGATGGTATCCTGGCTGATTTGGGTGTAAGTTCTTACCATTTAGACCAGCCAGAACGGGGTTTTAGCTTTCGCCACGCTGCAAATCTAGATATGCGAATGAATCAGCGACAATCTTTGACGGCGGCTGATGTGATTAATGAGTGGGATGAGGCGGAATTAGCAGATATTTTCTTTAAATACGGTGAGGAACGATTATCACGGCGGATTGCCAGACGAATTGTCGAAAAAAGACCATTTGAAACTACTACAGAATTGGCTGAGGCGATCGCCTATTCTGTCCCCCGTCAATACCGTTATGGTCGCATTCATCCAGCTACAAGGGTTTTTCAAGCTTTGCGAATTGTCGTCAATGATGAGTTAAAGTCTTTAGAAACCTTTTTGGATCAAGCACCTAACGCCTTAGTTCCTGGTGGACGCATTGCCATTATCAGTTTTCACAGTTTGGAAGACCGCCCGGTGAAGCATGGTTTGCGTAATTCTCCTTTAGTAAAGGTATTGACAAAAAAGCCAATTACTGCTACAGAGGAAGAATTGGGTAGTAATCCGCGATCGCGTTCCGCCAAGTTGAGAATAGCGCAGAGAGTAGACAGCGAAGGAGAAACAGTCAGACATTAA
- a CDS encoding high light inducible protein gives MKSTTATTTATESRNAWKWGFTTQTEHWNGRLAMIGFVAAALIEVFSGQGFLHFWGIL, from the coding sequence ATGAAAAGCACAACCGCAACCACCACAGCTACAGAAAGCCGCAACGCTTGGAAGTGGGGATTCACCACTCAAACCGAACATTGGAACGGTCGTTTGGCAATGATCGGTTTTGTAGCCGCAGCCTTAATTGAAGTGTTCTCTGGTCAAGGTTTCCTTCACTTCTGGGGTATCCTTTAA
- a CDS encoding cyclic nucleotide-binding domain-containing protein yields MTSPETVIWLQERTPLGILSPAVLDAIAQVLESKIFPAESTLVSEGTSPAALYILQQGQLESKTNNKNNAALACGFLPGAIVQLKELLLDELTSCTVTTVTECHLWVISAAQFRALVAQYPEISQAFSRLLAQELAEVTSALGYEQERAVALRPYLVTKAQRGIVGTSRYAVRLREQIRAAASTGESVEIFGEPGLEKDNIAALIHYGSPKRREAIIKVNCGILQTSGMDLFGRAGGKPGLLEWLGSGTIVFNNIQELPPELLPSVTQLLKTGKYSPVTRSGEPPAQPRPCKARVIIVSEKTQSDIERCIDHRIKVPPLRVRKTDIQAQVEYYTSLYIRGKGLSKPKITPEALRRLQSYDFPGNVKELKNLVERAIVQVGDGRELTEEIFWSAQTQKKQLRLNLLNAYPGLRKFLRSPWWPDRINYGFTFAAFAAMIAILFMGPQTRDRNFILNFFWAWWWPFFLFLFPFLGRIWCSVCPFMIYGEITQKLSLWLFPRKLQGWPRQKAEKWGGWFMFGLFTLIFLWEELWDLQNTAYLSACLLLLITAGAMIFSAIFERRFWCRYLCPIGGMNGLFAKLSMTELRAQQGICSASCNTYQCYKGGPEKGEGLETNGCPVYSHPAQLQDNRDCVLCMTCLKACPHRSVEFNLRPPAIELWTTHTPHSYEVALLFLLLGGVYLHRLPELQSWLGLQVDLSLFWQHLGLSLLILLIPTAVIFAAYGLMQLTKFGRKPRPFLQLTYGYLPLVLGGNLAHYLRLGLGEAGRILPVTLATFGLNGEQLPILVAHPAVIDFLQGATLIFSVLLTIILTQKIARQPIRALFWQHLAAIGLGISMWAIIVA; encoded by the coding sequence ATGACATCTCCAGAAACGGTTATATGGCTACAAGAACGCACACCTTTAGGAATTCTCTCACCTGCGGTGCTAGATGCGATCGCCCAAGTCCTTGAGTCAAAAATTTTTCCAGCCGAGAGTACTTTAGTTAGTGAAGGTACTTCCCCAGCAGCGCTTTACATTCTCCAACAAGGGCAACTGGAAAGCAAGACAAACAATAAAAATAACGCCGCCTTAGCCTGTGGTTTTCTCCCTGGCGCAATCGTTCAACTCAAAGAATTGCTCTTAGATGAGTTAACTTCTTGTACAGTTACCACCGTCACAGAATGCCACTTGTGGGTAATATCTGCGGCTCAATTTCGCGCATTAGTCGCCCAATATCCAGAAATTTCTCAGGCTTTTTCCCGTTTACTAGCTCAAGAATTAGCCGAGGTGACATCTGCACTGGGCTATGAACAAGAACGTGCTGTAGCCTTACGACCATATTTAGTCACCAAAGCCCAACGAGGAATTGTCGGTACAAGTCGCTATGCTGTGCGTCTGCGAGAGCAAATTAGAGCAGCAGCTAGCACAGGTGAATCTGTAGAAATTTTTGGGGAACCTGGCTTAGAAAAAGATAATATAGCCGCCCTAATTCACTACGGTTCACCCAAAAGACGAGAAGCGATTATTAAAGTCAACTGTGGAATTCTCCAAACGAGCGGCATGGATTTATTCGGTCGCGCTGGTGGTAAGCCAGGACTGTTAGAATGGCTAGGATCAGGCACTATTGTTTTTAACAACATCCAAGAATTGCCTCCAGAATTATTACCGTCTGTAACACAGTTGCTCAAAACAGGCAAATACAGTCCGGTGACTCGTTCGGGAGAACCACCAGCCCAACCGCGCCCCTGTAAAGCCCGCGTGATTATTGTTTCGGAAAAAACACAATCGGACATTGAACGCTGCATTGATCATAGAATTAAAGTGCCGCCGCTACGGGTACGGAAAACAGATATTCAAGCCCAAGTAGAATATTACACCAGCCTTTATATTCGGGGCAAGGGTCTTTCTAAACCGAAAATAACCCCAGAAGCTTTGCGGCGGTTACAGTCTTACGATTTCCCCGGTAATGTCAAGGAATTAAAAAATCTTGTGGAACGGGCGATTGTCCAGGTAGGCGATGGACGAGAGTTAACAGAAGAAATCTTTTGGTCAGCCCAAACCCAGAAAAAGCAATTACGTCTGAATCTTTTGAATGCTTATCCTGGGTTGCGGAAATTTCTGCGGAGTCCTTGGTGGCCAGATCGGATTAATTATGGTTTTACTTTCGCCGCCTTTGCTGCAATGATTGCGATTTTATTTATGGGACCGCAAACACGCGATCGCAATTTCATTTTAAACTTCTTTTGGGCTTGGTGGTGGCCGTTTTTTCTGTTCCTCTTCCCCTTCTTAGGTCGGATATGGTGTTCTGTCTGTCCTTTTATGATTTATGGCGAAATTACCCAAAAACTTTCGTTATGGCTGTTTCCGCGAAAACTCCAAGGCTGGCCGAGACAAAAAGCAGAAAAATGGGGCGGATGGTTCATGTTTGGACTATTTACCCTAATTTTTCTCTGGGAAGAACTCTGGGATTTACAAAATACTGCTTACCTTTCCGCTTGTTTACTACTGTTAATTACAGCTGGGGCGATGATTTTTTCAGCCATTTTTGAACGGCGGTTTTGGTGTCGGTATCTTTGTCCCATTGGGGGGATGAATGGTTTATTTGCCAAACTCTCCATGACGGAACTCCGGGCGCAGCAAGGTATCTGTTCTGCTTCTTGCAATACTTATCAATGTTACAAAGGCGGCCCCGAAAAGGGCGAAGGTCTGGAAACTAATGGCTGTCCGGTATATTCCCACCCCGCACAGTTGCAAGATAATCGCGACTGTGTATTGTGTATGACTTGTCTGAAAGCTTGTCCCCATCGTTCTGTTGAGTTCAATTTGCGTCCCCCTGCTATTGAACTATGGACAACTCATACACCCCACAGCTATGAAGTGGCGTTATTGTTTTTGCTGTTGGGTGGAGTGTATCTGCATCGCTTACCAGAGTTACAGTCTTGGTTAGGTTTACAAGTCGATTTAAGTTTGTTTTGGCAGCATTTGGGATTGTCTCTGCTAATTTTGCTCATCCCCACGGCTGTAATTTTTGCGGCTTATGGCTTGATGCAATTAACTAAGTTTGGGCGGAAACCTCGACCATTTTTGCAACTTACTTATGGTTATCTACCATTGGTGCTGGGGGGTAATTTAGCTCATTATCTGCGTTTGGGTTTGGGTGAAGCTGGGCGAATTTTACCAGTGACTTTGGCTACTTTTGGTTTAAATGGGGAACAATTACCAATTTTGGTAGCACATCCGGCTGTAATTGACTTTTTGCAAGGTGCTACTTTGATTTTCTCAGTGCTATTAACGATTATTTTAACTCAAAAAATTGCTCGTCAGCCCATAAGGGCGCTCTTTTGGCAACATCTAGCCGCCATTGGTTTGGGGATTAGTATGTGGGCAATTATTGTGGCTTAA
- a CDS encoding EAL domain-containing protein, whose translation MPVNEREQIRHLLVVQDLEKKQTIPLREATYSLGRHRDNCIVLSSPSVSRQHAILLRVPIPETDQYGFQIIDGNFTGRGSSNGLLVNGSKCFSHNLKHGDVITFGDYQAQAKYYAVSNLLDTEFFASCQAEDLSDFLSEQGNSLNPVQTLVIDPNSEGGNDTALARLASFPELIPNPIIEMDFKGRVTYLNPAASLEFPQLKKMGKEHPILRGLLNAVAHRQENPFVREVQVDQKIFEQSVHCLAESNLIRTFIARDITKQKQTEAELQQRDRLLQAVAEAANYLLVEMNYEIAIDKVLAVLGEAAKVDRVYVFSNHIHAATGQMAVSLQFEWTNINTGSSLHHWQNQTYHSAELARWYAVLSSGQSIKGLTREFPPAERELLSRDNIKSLLLVPLRLEEKFWGYLGLVDCSTERLWSKHEESTLLTMAASISGAWQRQQVFGKIRFQALHDLLTGLPNRLLFDELLNKAIPNSVRNKESLAVMFLDLDRFKVINDTLGHTLGDRLLQDVAQRLNNSLRGGDTVARWGGDEFIILLPRVQYLEEVSLVAQRILQGLEDVFYLDGHELYVSGSIGIALLDKYSPDAETLIQHADTALYYAKDKGRNNYQFYTNTLNTKNPELLTLEKSLRYALERKELMVYYQPKINISTRQITGMEALLRWQHPDMGLIAPNVFIPLAEASGLIIPIGEWVLRTACIQNKAWQQEGFPPLNIAVNLSPQQFRQPKLVETVAKILTQTDLDPEFLELEITETTAIEDLDFSKTVLQSLEQMGVKLSIDDFGTGHSSLSRLQLLPFHNLKIDKSFIQQLTKDVKAAHIVQAIVTLGKSLELKLTAEGVENQEELDFLASIHCDDVQGFLFYKPLPTEKATEILQLQKDGKLEMGL comes from the coding sequence ATGCCAGTAAATGAACGGGAACAAATACGCCACCTCTTGGTTGTCCAAGACTTGGAAAAAAAGCAGACTATCCCCCTTCGTGAGGCTACTTATTCTCTGGGACGACATCGTGATAACTGTATCGTTCTCAGTTCGCCTTCAGTATCCAGGCAACATGCAATTTTATTGCGCGTACCTATTCCAGAAACTGATCAATATGGCTTTCAGATTATAGATGGTAACTTCACAGGCAGGGGTAGTAGTAATGGCTTATTAGTCAATGGGTCTAAATGCTTCTCTCATAACCTCAAGCATGGAGATGTGATTACATTTGGCGATTATCAAGCCCAGGCTAAATATTATGCTGTTTCTAACCTTTTAGACACAGAATTTTTCGCATCTTGTCAAGCTGAAGACTTGTCTGATTTCCTGTCAGAGCAAGGCAACTCCCTTAATCCTGTTCAAACTTTAGTTATTGATCCTAACTCTGAAGGAGGCAATGATACAGCCTTAGCTCGCCTAGCGTCTTTCCCAGAACTTATCCCCAATCCAATTATCGAGATGGATTTTAAGGGGAGGGTGACTTATCTCAATCCAGCCGCGTCTTTGGAGTTTCCCCAACTTAAGAAGATGGGCAAAGAGCATCCGATCCTCAGAGGATTACTAAATGCAGTTGCTCATCGCCAGGAAAATCCTTTTGTGCGGGAGGTGCAAGTTGATCAAAAAATTTTTGAACAATCCGTACACTGCCTGGCTGAAAGTAATTTAATTAGAACTTTTATTGCTAGGGATATTACAAAGCAAAAACAAACTGAAGCCGAACTACAGCAACGCGATCGCTTGCTACAAGCAGTTGCAGAAGCAGCCAATTATTTGCTAGTAGAAATGAACTATGAAATCGCTATTGACAAAGTTCTGGCTGTGCTGGGGGAAGCCGCCAAGGTAGATCGTGTCTATGTCTTTAGTAACCATATTCATGCAGCAACAGGGCAAATGGCAGTTAGCCTCCAGTTTGAATGGACAAACATCAACACTGGATCTTCCCTCCACCACTGGCAAAATCAGACTTATCACTCTGCTGAATTAGCACGTTGGTATGCGGTTCTCTCTAGTGGACAATCGATTAAAGGACTAACAAGAGAATTTCCTCCCGCCGAGCGAGAATTACTCTCCAGAGACAACATAAAATCTCTGCTGCTAGTCCCCCTGCGGCTAGAGGAAAAATTTTGGGGTTATCTTGGCTTAGTAGACTGTTCCACAGAGCGCCTGTGGTCAAAGCATGAAGAATCTACACTGTTGACAATGGCAGCCAGTATCAGTGGTGCTTGGCAGCGTCAGCAGGTGTTCGGCAAAATCCGCTTTCAGGCTCTTCATGATCTCCTGACTGGATTACCCAATCGGCTATTATTCGATGAGCTGCTGAACAAAGCCATACCCAACTCGGTTCGCAATAAAGAAAGTTTAGCAGTGATGTTTCTGGATTTAGATCGTTTCAAGGTCATCAATGACACATTAGGTCACACCCTGGGAGATCGATTGTTACAAGACGTGGCGCAAAGATTGAACAACTCTCTCAGAGGCGGGGATACTGTTGCTCGTTGGGGAGGTGATGAATTTATTATCCTCCTACCTCGCGTCCAGTATCTCGAAGAAGTATCCCTAGTAGCACAGAGAATCTTACAAGGCTTAGAGGATGTATTTTATCTGGATGGACATGAACTTTATGTGAGTGGCAGCATTGGTATTGCCCTACTTGATAAATATAGTCCTGATGCCGAAACTTTAATTCAGCACGCAGATACGGCTTTGTATTATGCCAAGGATAAGGGCAGAAATAACTACCAGTTCTACACCAATACCCTCAATACCAAAAATCCTGAACTCCTGACCTTAGAGAAGAGCTTGCGCTATGCCCTAGAAAGGAAAGAATTAATGGTATATTATCAACCCAAGATAAATATTAGCACGAGACAAATTACTGGTATGGAGGCGCTGTTGCGTTGGCAGCACCCTGATATGGGACTAATCGCGCCCAATGTTTTTATTCCTCTGGCTGAGGCAAGTGGATTAATTATCCCCATTGGCGAATGGGTGTTACGGACAGCCTGTATTCAAAATAAAGCCTGGCAGCAAGAGGGATTCCCTCCCCTGAACATTGCGGTGAATTTATCTCCTCAACAGTTCCGCCAACCTAAACTGGTGGAAACTGTAGCTAAAATTTTAACACAAACAGATTTAGACCCGGAATTTTTAGAATTAGAAATTACAGAAACTACAGCTATTGAAGATTTGGATTTTAGTAAAACTGTGTTGCAAAGTTTAGAGCAGATGGGCGTTAAACTTTCCATTGATGACTTTGGTACTGGTCACTCTTCGCTCTCGCGCCTACAATTGTTACCATTTCACAATTTAAAAATTGACAAGTCTTTCATCCAACAGTTGACAAAAGATGTGAAAGCTGCTCATATTGTCCAGGCGATCGTGACTTTGGGCAAGAGTCTAGAATTGAAATTAACTGCCGAAGGGGTAGAAAATCAAGAAGAACTGGATTTTTTGGCATCCATTCACTGTGATGATGTCCAGGGTTTTCTGTTCTACAAACCGCTTCCGACTGAAAAGGCCACAGAAATTCTCCAACTTCAAAAAGATGGGAAATTGGAGATGGGGTTATAA
- a CDS encoding transglycosylase domain-containing protein, whose amino-acid sequence MSTRQLWSQINSISSGITSIFSSRERPFYRRLWFWASLGIGGTMIGWHYFIGTIDQSLPEKSELKVSSRGQTLTIKAVDGSILQQQGEATRERLRLEQIPNQLKQAFIASEDRRFENHHGIDPQGILRAALNNVRSQTVVEGGSTITQQLARILFLKQEQTIWRKLKEVRLAQKIEQELTKNEIIERYLNLVYLGSGAYGVADAAWVYFSKSVEQLTLAEAAMIAGLAPAPSLYSPMQNPTVAIQRRNMVLQRMYEDELITAAQRQTSSQESLNLNSSLPKRLQVESPYFASYILQELPKYVSPELLTQGGLVVETTLNPTWQQAAETAVAKTLKNQGRWQNFTQASLVAIDPRNGEIQAMVGGKDFDKNQFNRVTQAQRQPGSTFKAFVYAAAIATGKSPNDSYLDAPFVVDKYEPQNYGKSFSGSMSIRNALTRSINVIAVKVLLDVGFQPIINTARKLGIKSELQPTYSLALGSHEVNLLELTNAYGSFATQGLYIEAHGIRRILNRQGEVVWSSNKFQHQRVLDPSSAGIMTWMLRNVVEAGTGGPAQLKNRPVAGKTGTSDESRDLWFIGYIPQVVTGVWLGNDNNRPTSGASGSAAYTWRAFMEKAVEGMPVEKFPERPKLQGRVGSIKAQPIKPKSVQHRSISSAANEPSPPTANVTRSSRSRRRRSRPQVTNNAPARVSSPPRRRRRVEPKAAPRAITPRPSPPASRSSSSSTPQPSWRERLRPGSTSSD is encoded by the coding sequence ATGAGTACAAGGCAGTTATGGAGTCAAATCAATAGTATTTCCTCTGGGATAACCAGTATATTTAGCAGCCGAGAGCGTCCGTTTTATCGTCGGCTCTGGTTTTGGGCAAGTTTGGGTATAGGTGGTACAATGATTGGCTGGCACTACTTCATTGGCACAATCGATCAAAGTTTGCCAGAAAAATCAGAACTGAAAGTTAGCAGTCGAGGGCAAACCTTAACCATCAAAGCCGTTGATGGTAGCATACTACAACAACAAGGAGAAGCCACCAGAGAACGGCTCAGACTAGAGCAAATACCAAATCAACTCAAACAAGCTTTTATCGCCTCAGAAGATAGAAGGTTTGAAAATCATCATGGTATTGATCCTCAAGGCATTCTCAGAGCAGCTTTAAATAATGTGCGATCGCAAACTGTGGTAGAAGGTGGTAGCACCATCACTCAACAGCTAGCGCGAATTCTCTTCCTCAAACAAGAGCAGACAATTTGGCGCAAACTCAAAGAAGTGCGTCTAGCTCAGAAAATTGAGCAAGAATTAACCAAAAACGAAATTATAGAACGTTACCTAAATTTGGTATATTTAGGATCTGGAGCTTATGGTGTAGCAGATGCCGCCTGGGTATACTTCAGTAAATCAGTCGAGCAACTCACCCTAGCCGAAGCAGCGATGATTGCCGGATTAGCTCCCGCCCCAAGTTTATACTCCCCAATGCAAAATCCTACAGTTGCCATACAGCGACGAAATATGGTATTGCAACGGATGTATGAAGATGAACTAATTACAGCAGCCCAAAGACAAACCTCATCTCAAGAATCCCTCAACCTCAACAGCAGCCTTCCCAAGCGACTACAAGTAGAATCTCCCTACTTTGCCAGTTACATCCTCCAAGAATTACCCAAATATGTTTCCCCTGAACTCCTGACACAAGGAGGTCTAGTAGTCGAAACTACCCTGAATCCCACTTGGCAGCAAGCAGCAGAAACAGCAGTTGCCAAAACCTTGAAAAATCAAGGTCGCTGGCAGAACTTTACCCAAGCATCTTTAGTAGCCATAGACCCCCGCAACGGTGAAATTCAGGCCATGGTGGGAGGAAAAGACTTTGATAAAAATCAATTTAATCGAGTTACCCAGGCACAACGTCAGCCAGGATCGACATTTAAGGCATTTGTCTATGCCGCAGCCATAGCCACCGGTAAAAGCCCCAATGACAGCTACCTGGATGCACCTTTTGTCGTCGATAAGTACGAACCACAAAACTATGGTAAAAGTTTTAGCGGTTCCATGAGCATCAGAAATGCCCTCACCCGTTCCATTAATGTGATTGCAGTCAAGGTATTGCTGGATGTGGGATTTCAGCCAATTATTAATACAGCCCGCAAATTGGGAATTAAATCCGAACTCCAGCCGACTTATTCTTTAGCTCTTGGCTCCCATGAAGTAAATCTACTGGAGTTAACCAATGCTTACGGCAGTTTTGCTACTCAGGGATTGTACATAGAAGCTCATGGCATTCGCCGCATCCTCAACCGTCAAGGAGAGGTAGTTTGGTCATCAAATAAGTTTCAGCATCAGCGAGTTCTTGACCCTAGTAGTGCCGGGATTATGACCTGGATGCTACGCAACGTCGTAGAAGCCGGCACTGGCGGCCCTGCCCAATTAAAGAATAGACCTGTGGCGGGGAAAACCGGAACCTCCGATGAATCTCGCGATTTGTGGTTTATTGGGTACATTCCCCAAGTTGTAACAGGCGTTTGGTTGGGTAATGATAACAACCGGCCCACATCGGGAGCTAGTGGTAGTGCTGCTTACACCTGGAGGGCATTTATGGAAAAAGCAGTAGAGGGAATGCCTGTAGAAAAGTTTCCCGAAAGACCCAAACTACAAGGTCGAGTAGGTAGCATTAAGGCACAGCCGATCAAACCGAAATCAGTACAGCATCGTTCTATTTCCTCGGCTGCAAATGAGCCAAGTCCCCCCACAGCCAACGTTACCCGCTCATCTAGAAGTCGCAGAAGACGTTCACGGCCACAAGTCACGAATAATGCACCTGCTAGAGTATCTTCGCCTCCCAGAAGGCGTAGAAGAGTAGAACCAAAGGCCGCGCCACGCGCCATAACTCCCCGTCCTTCACCCCCCGCCAGTAGGAGTTCTAGTTCTTCAACGCCCCAGCCTTCCTGGAGGGAGAGACTTAGACCTGGCTCAACTTCTTCCGATTAA
- the folK gene encoding 2-amino-4-hydroxy-6-hydroxymethyldihydropteridine diphosphokinase: MFNPASSLQVSGQGAGDHVSAIALGGNIGDSYRILTAAMETLATTPGIKLQAKSSWYRTKAVGPPQPDYLNGCAILQVEMSPDLLLEILQAIEQKFGRVRQERWGARSLDLDLLLYDDLIMDTPHLQIPHPRMRERAFVLIPLAEIEPHWVEPISGCVIKDLVKEVDCSDVHLFKSN; encoded by the coding sequence TTGTTCAACCCAGCAAGTTCATTACAGGTATCTGGTCAAGGTGCAGGAGATCACGTTAGTGCGATCGCCCTCGGTGGTAATATAGGCGATTCCTATCGGATTTTAACAGCAGCTATGGAGACATTAGCCACAACACCAGGAATTAAGCTGCAAGCTAAATCCAGTTGGTATAGAACTAAAGCTGTAGGGCCACCGCAGCCAGATTATTTAAATGGTTGCGCCATATTGCAAGTAGAAATGTCACCAGATTTATTATTAGAGATTTTACAGGCAATTGAACAAAAATTTGGGCGCGTGCGTCAAGAGCGCTGGGGTGCGCGATCGCTTGATTTGGATTTGTTGTTATATGATGACTTAATCATGGATACGCCTCACCTCCAGATTCCTCACCCCCGAATGCGAGAGCGGGCTTTTGTCTTAATCCCACTGGCGGAAATTGAGCCACATTGGGTAGAACCAATTTCAGGATGTGTAATTAAAGATTTAGTAAAAGAAGTAGACTGTTCTGATGTACATTTATTCAAGAGCAATTAA
- a CDS encoding NUDIX hydrolase, with amino-acid sequence MPLGRELPQLLKQCLFYKGRKFNFEVNRLRLPNKAEGDWECIRHPGGALAVPVTPEGKLVLVRQYRFAIQGRILEFPAGTLELNEDPLETIQREIEEETGYRAQKWDKLGEFFLAPGYSDEIIYAFLARDLTKLENPPKQDDDEDIETVLMTPEEFEKAIIQGELVDAKSISSFMLARPFLF; translated from the coding sequence ATGCCATTAGGTAGAGAATTACCACAGTTACTGAAACAATGCTTGTTTTATAAAGGTCGCAAGTTTAACTTTGAAGTCAATCGCTTGCGTTTACCTAATAAAGCAGAAGGAGATTGGGAATGTATTCGTCACCCTGGTGGAGCTTTAGCTGTGCCTGTCACACCAGAGGGTAAACTTGTACTCGTGCGCCAGTATCGTTTTGCAATTCAGGGAAGAATATTAGAGTTTCCCGCCGGAACTTTGGAACTCAATGAAGATCCTCTGGAGACAATACAGCGCGAAATTGAGGAAGAAACCGGTTATCGCGCCCAAAAGTGGGACAAACTAGGTGAGTTTTTCCTCGCTCCCGGTTATTCTGATGAAATTATTTATGCTTTTCTCGCACGAGATTTGACTAAGCTGGAAAATCCGCCAAAACAAGATGACGATGAGGATATCGAAACTGTCTTGATGACTCCTGAAGAGTTTGAGAAAGCTATTATCCAAGGTGAGCTAGTAGATGCTAAATCGATTTCTAGTTTTATGCTAGCGCGTCCGTTTTTGTTTTAA